CAGGGCCGGCGGTCACCGTGCGCAATCGGCCCAGCCGGCCTTCGTTGGGGTTGTCCGCAAACCATCGCTCGATGGAATCAACGGCGTAATCCTCCCCGAAGCGGATCCGGATCAGCGCCTGGGTCCGCAGGGTGGAGACAAACAGATCGCCCTCGTAAAACGCGATGCCCGATGGCGGGACGGAGTGCGACGGCCACATGGCGATGGGATCCTCGTACTCCGGCATCCCGGGGGCGCCGACGACCATCGGCCAACCGTAGTTCTTTCCGGGGAGGATCCGGTTGATCTCGTCCCGGTTGCGGACGCCGCCTTCCTGCGGGAAGCCGGAGGGTCCGTGTTCGGAGGCGAACATGGCGCCGGTAGCCGGATCCCACGCCAACCCCTGTACCGCCCTATGCCCCAGCGAATACACGGGCGAACCGGGAAACGGGTTGTCGGCCGGCACGTCGCCGTCCGGCGTGAGCCGCAGAATCTTGCCGGCGAGCGAGTGCAGGTCCTGCGCGAGAGGCGGATGCCCCGTATCGCCCGTGCCGATGTACAGCATCCCGTCCGGACCGAACGCGATGCGACCGCCGGCGTGGATGATCGCCGATGGTATCCGATCGAGGATGACTTTCTCGGGCGTCAGCTTCTCGGGCGCGTAGGCGAGCCGGACCACCCGGGTGAAGATATTGTCGCCGTTCCGA
This genomic window from Rhodothermales bacterium contains:
- a CDS encoding PQQ-dependent sugar dehydrogenase; this translates as MPSAPSLCRFPLVALLAATCLTPAALAQQPPIRGEQPQSTVDTFVPEPAGIEIETWVDSLSIPWSIVFLPNGDALIAERPGRIQRVPAGSRSPVEVASFDVVHDADIGLMGLAAHPDFANRPFVYAMYAYRNGDNIFTRVVRLAYAPEKLTPEKVILDRIPSAIIHAGGRIAFGPDGMLYIGTGDTGHPPLAQDLHSLAGKILRLTPDGDVPADNPFPGSPVYSLGHRAVQGLAWDPATGAMFASEHGPSGFPQEGGVRNRDEINRILPGKNYGWPMVVGAPGMPEYEDPIAMWPSHSVPPSGIAFYEGDLFVSTLRTQALIRIRFGEDYAVDSIERWFADNPNEGRLGRLRTVTAGPDGYIYVGTGNKDGKAALRPGDDRILRIRYTR